The following proteins are co-located in the Pyxicephalus adspersus chromosome Z, UCB_Pads_2.0, whole genome shotgun sequence genome:
- the LOC140342969 gene encoding gamma-aminobutyric acid receptor subunit beta-4-like — MVQVEMLSLGKESWIGAIISALATISLVCSAQSPTSGNISVVKKTVDKLLKGYDIRLRPDFGGAPVSVGMSIHISSIDQISEVNMDYTITMYFQQSWRDKRLAYTALPLNLTLDNRVADQLWLPDTYFLNDKKSFLHGVTVKNRMIRLHPDGTVLYGLRITTTAACMMDLRRYPLDQQNCTLEIESYGYTTDDIEFFWQGGEEVAVTGVSDLELPQFTIIETRLVTKKVVFTTGSYPRLSLSFRIKRNIGYFILQTYMPSILITILSWVSFWINYDASAARVALGVTTVLTMTTINTHLRETLPKIPYVKAIDVYLMGCFVFVFLALLEYAFVNYVFFGRGPQQQKKLNERTNKSINERQRYEERRIREQVDPYGNILLSTLDMSSELMSAEMGSSIGDSRNSVLSYDTSGIQFRKQLTSRGDTFGQTPLERHVPLTTTRGRANCRLRRRSSKLKLKIPDLTDVSTIDKWSRIIFPITFGFFNLVYWMYYVN; from the exons CCCAACTTCTGGGAACATCTCAGTTGTGAAGAAAACAGTGGACAAGTTGCTGAAGGGCTATGACATCCGATTGCGGCCAGACTTCGGAG GTGCTCCAGTCAGTGTGGGGATGAGTATCCATATTTCCAGCATTGACCAGATTTCAGAGGTCAACATG gacTATACCATCACCATGTATTTCCAGCAGAGTTGGCGTGATAAGCGTTTGGCCTATACTGCCCTCCCCCTGAATCTCACACTGGATAATAGAGTGGCTGACCAGCTTTGGCTCCCAGATACatattttctgaatgacaaaaAATCATTTCTACATGGAGTTACAGTCAAGAATCGAATGATAAGATTGCATCCAGATGGTACAGTACTGTATGGGCTAAG AATTACAACGACTGCTGCCTGTATGATGGATCTACGTAGATATCCTCTGGACCAACAGAACTGTACCCTGGAGATAGAAAGCT atggTTACACAACGGATGACATTGAATTCTTCTGGCAAGGGGGTGAAGAAGTGGCTGTGACAGGGGTGTCAGACTTGGAGTTGCCACAGTTCACTATTATTGAAACCAGACTGGTTACTAAGAAAGTTGTATTTACAACTG GTTCTTATCCTCGATTGTCACTGAGTTTTCGTATTAAGAGAAACATTGGATATTTCATTCTTCAAACCTATATGCCATCTATCTTGATTACTATATTGTCTTGGGTAtccttctggatcaactatgatGCTTCTGCTGCTAGGGTAGCACTag GAGTGACAACTGTACTCACTATGACAACGATCAATACCCACCTGAGGGAAACCCTGCCTAAAATCCCCTATGTGAAAGCTATTGATGTGTATCTTATGGGATGCTTCGTGTTTGTGTTCCTGGCTCTGTTGGAATATGCTTTTGTAAATTATGTGTTCTTTGGCCGGGGCCCTCAGCAGCAGAAGAAATTAAACGAGCGAACAAATAAATCGATTAATGAACGACAACGCTACGAAGAAAGGAGAATAAGAGAACAG GTTGACCCCTATGGAAACATTCTTCTTAGCACTCTTGACATGAGCAGCGAGTTGATGTCTGCCGAGATGGGAAGCAGTATTGGTGATTCCCGGAACTCCGTCCTGTCCTATGACACCTCAGGGATCCAGTTCCGCAAGCAGCTAACATCTAGAGGGGACACTTTTGGCCAGACTCCCCTGGAGCGCCATGTTCCTCTAACAACCACCCGTGGACGTGCCAACTGCCGACTCCGGCGACGCTCTTCTAAGTTAAAGCTTAAGATTCCAGACCTGACAGACGTCAGCACCATCGACAAATGGTCCAGGATCATTTTTCCCATCACATTTGGATTTTTTAACTTGGTTTACTGGATGTACTATGTCAACTGA